In Corynebacterium aquilae DSM 44791, the genomic stretch CATGCGCGAAAAAATGGCCAACCACGGCCCAGACACCACCCCGCGCAGCCACCCCCACGGCGTCGCACCCACCGTCGACGACGACGAGTACCTCCGCGACGACAACTCCTACTAAACACCCCGCACCCGCGGCCCCACCACAGCGAAACTTTCGCCTGCGGTGGGGCCTTGGCCCTATCGACCCACCCGACAGCCACCTGCCCACGTTGGCTAAACTGACGACATGCCCGCATACGCCCACGGCACCACCATCAGCGTGTCCCGCCCCGATCACCGCGTCCACCTCACCCCCAGCGACCTGCAGGCCAGTCTCGGCGCCACCCGAAAAGACTTCGACCTCAGCGCCATCACCCAGGTGAGCACCACCGCACCCACCGCCCTGATCGACGGGGAAATCTTCCTCCACGGGCCGGATATCGCCATCACCTTCGCCCCCGGGCAAAAAGACGCCGCGGAACAACTCGCCCGCGACCTCACCGCCATCATCGCCGGGGGCAGCGCACCCAGCCTCATCGACGGCGACACCACCACCGGCGAGCCCATCCCCGGCTTCAATTTCGTCGCCCTCGACGTCGAAACCGCCAACGCCGACAACGGCTCCATCTGCCAAATCGGCCTCGCCCGCGTCATCAACGGCCACATCGTCGAAACCTTCAGCTCCCTGTGCACACCCCCAGGTGCGCTCAACCACTTCGAAGAAGGCAACATCAACATCCACGGCATCCACCCCGAAGATGTCGCCAACGCTGAGGATTTCGCCACCGTCTGGCAGCGCGCCGCCGAATTCATCGGCGACGCCCTCGTCGTCAGCCACTACGTCCAATTCGACGCCACCGCCGTATCCCGCGCCCTCGACGCCGCCGGAATCACCACCGCACCCCTAACCACCGCCTGCTCCCTAGCACTGTCCCGCGCCACCGACGTCGGCCAAGAACGCAACGGACTCAAGCCCATGTGCGCCGCCCTCGGCATCGACCTACGCAACCACCACGACGCCGAAGCCGACGCCGTCGCCTGCGCCGAAATCTTCATCCGACTGGCCCGCAAAGACAACTTCACCGGCAGCGCCCACGACTACTTCCACCACCGCGGATTCACCCTCGGCGGCGTCGACGGATCGCTAGTCACCCCCGTGCTCAAAGACATCGATGAAACCAAAATCCCCGCCCAAAGAAACGAGCTGGGATTAGCACCCCTGCCCGGGATGGACCCCACCCCCACCCAAAAACCGGCCCAGAAAAAGACCTCCGGCGGGCGCAAACGCCCCGCCTGGGCCAAAGCCCGCACCCCAGACACCATCCCCGAACCCAACCCCACCCCGGACGAAAACTCCCCCTTCATCAACCAAGTCGTCGTCTTCACCGGCGACTTCGGCGACAAGGACAAAGGTGAACTGTGGGCCAAAGTCGCCGCCCTCGGCGGCCAAGTCGCCAAAAACGTCACCAAGAAAACAACCATGCTGATCCTGGGCGCCTGGGAAGGGGTCACCACCAAACAAAAACGCGCCGAAGAACTCATCGCCAAAGGCCAAGACATCCACCTCATCAGCGGGGATGAACTGCTCGACATGCTAGGTGCGTTCCCAGAGGTCGAAAACGTCGGGGTTCCTGCCACCGCCACCGATGGTGGCGACGGATTCACCCCAGAGGATCTCACCCCACCGTTTTAAAAAAACACGGGCTCACCCCCGGGGGAACACCTCCGCGAACCGAAAACAGCGCACAGCGCATCAGACGGGATGAAAGAAATCGTCCACCTCACCCACGGTGGCTCATCCCCCACGATGGCCCACCGCGTGTTTTTAGGGTTTGCCACCATGTCACCTCACCTTTTGCCCCTCCACCCCGACCGGGCACGCACCAGCCTGCCCCGCCTGGTCGCCCGCGGCCAACACCCCACCCAGCCTGAAAGTCGCCACAGCGCCGCCCAAGTCGCGTTATCGCACAGCCTGGCCACGCAGCTTCACACCGCAGACGGACCCATCACCTGGGACCAGCTGCGCCACCTGCCAGGTTCCACCATCAGCTGGTGGAACCGCAGCGCAGAAAACCTCCTCAGGACAGCATCTAGCGGGGATGTTCCCTACCAATTCATCGCACTGCGTGGGGTACTACCCCGCCGGGAGCGCCACAGCCACACCCCGGCGGCGAACCCACCGAAATTTTTCGAGGTTCACACCACCGAAGCCCTGCAAGCCAGCTCCTGGCTCAGCCACCCCGCCTGCTTTCAGCTACTCCACGATGCAGCCACCCAAAGGCTCAAGCACGCACCGTTTTTCCTCCCCTTGGCCTCCGGTCAGCTCCTGGTCGCATCCACCCCAAATCAACGGCTGCTCCACGCGGCAGCCGAGGCGGTAGGCGATAGCCCGCTCACAGCGGGCCCAGTGCAATGCCACCACGGTTTCCCAGTGGTGGTCGGGCAGGATCGGGTCCCGCCAGTGCGGGGAATTCACCCCACCTTGCGTGGTCCGATGGCGCATGCCAACGCCGCCTAAACCCCACAACAAGTTACCCTTGGTCAGTTTTTCTCCCCGCTAGGGTGCGCTGAGCCCCAACCCGAAACCTTGTCAGCACTATGCTTGACCCTGCCATGCCACACAAAAAGATTCCCGCGCTCAAGGCCAGCTACAACGAATTCCGCCGCACCTATCCGCTCGCGGCGGATGAT encodes the following:
- a CDS encoding exonuclease domain-containing protein, coding for MPAYAHGTTISVSRPDHRVHLTPSDLQASLGATRKDFDLSAITQVSTTAPTALIDGEIFLHGPDIAITFAPGQKDAAEQLARDLTAIIAGGSAPSLIDGDTTTGEPIPGFNFVALDVETANADNGSICQIGLARVINGHIVETFSSLCTPPGALNHFEEGNINIHGIHPEDVANAEDFATVWQRAAEFIGDALVVSHYVQFDATAVSRALDAAGITTAPLTTACSLALSRATDVGQERNGLKPMCAALGIDLRNHHDAEADAVACAEIFIRLARKDNFTGSAHDYFHHRGFTLGGVDGSLVTPVLKDIDETKIPAQRNELGLAPLPGMDPTPTQKPAQKKTSGGRKRPAWAKARTPDTIPEPNPTPDENSPFINQVVVFTGDFGDKDKGELWAKVAALGGQVAKNVTKKTTMLILGAWEGVTTKQKRAEELIAKGQDIHLISGDELLDMLGAFPEVENVGVPATATDGGDGFTPEDLTPPF